One stretch of Thermanaerosceptrum fracticalcis DNA includes these proteins:
- a CDS encoding MaoC family dehydratase, whose product MRTYDDIKVGDKDFVKKVVTEADVADFARISTDNNPVHLDEEYAKTTPFKSRIAHGMFSAGLISAVLGTKLPGYGTIYLSQDLKFRAPVYLGDELTAYVEVVEKIDAKKRLRMRTWVENQKGNVVTEGEAMVMFNV is encoded by the coding sequence ATGAGAACCTATGATGACATTAAGGTAGGAGACAAAGATTTTGTAAAAAAAGTGGTAACAGAGGCTGATGTAGCGGACTTTGCCCGCATTAGTACAGACAATAATCCTGTACACCTGGACGAGGAGTATGCCAAAACGACGCCTTTCAAATCACGGATAGCCCATGGTATGTTTAGTGCCGGGCTTATCTCGGCTGTCCTGGGGACTAAACTGCCGGGTTACGGAACCATTTATCTTTCCCAGGATTTAAAGTTCCGGGCTCCCGTTTACCTGGGTGATGAATTGACCGCCTATGTAGAAGTGGTAGAGAAAATTGATGCCAAGAAACGCCTGAGAATGCGTACCTGGGTAGAAAACCAGAAAGGTAACGTCGTTACTGAAGGCGAAGCCATGGTCATGTTTAATGTTTAG
- a CDS encoding bifunctional 2-keto-4-hydroxyglutarate aldolase/2-keto-3-deoxy-6-phosphogluconate aldolase produces MLPNRIKILQKLIECGVVAVVRAESAQQAKVIADAVKAGGVTAVEITMTVPGALDVMKELAAYYSPEEMLLGAGTVLDAETARMAILAGAQYVVSPHLNLEVVKLCNRYQVPVMPGAMTIKEVVEAMEAGADVVKIFPGEVLGVGVIKAIKGPLPQAPLMPTGGVSLDNVDQWIQAGCVAVGVGSALTKGAAKGDYAEVTETARAFVEKVKLARSKK; encoded by the coding sequence GTGTTACCCAACAGAATTAAAATCTTACAAAAACTCATCGAGTGTGGTGTAGTTGCCGTTGTACGGGCAGAATCGGCACAACAGGCCAAGGTTATTGCCGATGCAGTGAAAGCCGGGGGTGTAACAGCTGTAGAAATTACCATGACAGTTCCCGGAGCTCTGGATGTCATGAAGGAACTGGCTGCTTATTACTCTCCTGAAGAAATGTTATTGGGGGCCGGAACAGTGTTAGATGCAGAAACTGCCCGTATGGCTATTTTGGCCGGGGCCCAGTACGTGGTTTCACCTCATCTGAACTTGGAAGTAGTTAAACTTTGTAACCGCTACCAGGTGCCGGTCATGCCAGGCGCCATGACGATTAAAGAGGTTGTGGAAGCCATGGAAGCAGGAGCAGATGTGGTAAAAATCTTTCCGGGGGAAGTTTTAGGCGTAGGCGTGATCAAGGCTATCAAAGGTCCCCTGCCCCAAGCCCCTCTCATGCCTACGGGCGGTGTATCCCTGGATAACGTGGACCAGTGGATCCAAGCTGGCTGTGTAGCTGTTGGGGTAGGCAGTGCTTTAACCAAAGGGGCAGCCAAAGGAGATTACGCAGAAGTAACAGAAACAGCCAGGGCTTTTGTGGAAAAAGTGAAACTGGCCAGAAGCAAGAAATAA
- a CDS encoding FmdB family zinc ribbon protein produces MPSYDYRCPRCGKFTITQGIKEAPLQKCPTCQSPVNRLIGKNVNIIYKCSGFYTTDSKSSPSSQGSNNETKAVNE; encoded by the coding sequence ATGCCCAGTTATGATTATCGCTGCCCCCGGTGCGGCAAATTTACTATTACCCAGGGAATAAAGGAAGCTCCTTTACAAAAATGTCCTACATGCCAATCTCCCGTGAATCGCCTTATCGGCAAGAATGTAAATATCATATATAAATGCTCAGGTTTCTATACTACCGACTCAAAAAGTTCTCCAAGTTCCCAGGGTTCTAACAATGAAACCAAGGCTGTTAATGAATAA
- a CDS encoding acyl CoA:acetate/3-ketoacid CoA transferase — translation MSPKFLTAREAVELIKDNDMVATGGFVGNCHPEELTIALEARFLETGTPKGISLIYAAGQGDGKDRGLNHLGHEGLIKRVIGGHWNLAPKLGKLAAENKIEAYNLPQGVISHLFRDIAAGKLGTITHVGLKTFVDPRVEGGKINSVTKEDIVEVITIAGKERLFYKAFPIDVALIRGTTADEKGNVSMEKEAVSLEATAMAQAVKNSGGTVIVQVERVVKAGTIDPKLVKIPGIYVDAVVVAEPKNHMQTFGEQYNPSYTGEIRVPVTQVKSIPLDERKIIGRRAAMELKPDTIVNLGIGIPEAVAMVANEEGTGEYMTLTVEAGPVGGIPAGGLSFGAAINPEAILDQPYQFDFYDGGGIDLAFLGMAETDEAGNVNVSKLGSRVVGCGGFINITQNAKKVFFCGTFTAGGLEIAVDDGKLVIKQEGKVNKFIKKVGQITFSGAYAQEIRQPVMYITERAVFELKKDGLYLTEVAPGIDIEKDILAHMDFVPKMEGTPKLMDERIFKPEPMGIK, via the coding sequence ATGTCACCTAAATTTCTCACTGCCCGTGAAGCGGTTGAACTGATTAAAGACAATGATATGGTGGCAACCGGAGGTTTTGTGGGCAACTGTCATCCCGAAGAGCTTACTATAGCCCTGGAAGCCAGATTCTTGGAAACGGGAACCCCTAAAGGCATTAGTCTTATTTATGCTGCCGGTCAAGGTGACGGTAAAGACCGTGGCTTAAACCACCTGGGTCATGAGGGCCTGATTAAAAGGGTTATCGGGGGCCACTGGAACTTAGCCCCCAAACTTGGCAAACTGGCTGCGGAAAATAAGATAGAGGCCTACAACCTGCCCCAGGGGGTTATCTCTCACCTTTTCCGGGATATAGCCGCTGGTAAGCTTGGTACCATCACCCATGTGGGTTTAAAGACCTTTGTCGATCCCCGGGTAGAAGGCGGTAAGATCAACAGTGTTACTAAAGAAGATATTGTAGAAGTTATTACCATCGCCGGCAAGGAGAGATTGTTCTATAAGGCTTTCCCCATTGACGTAGCCTTGATCCGTGGCACCACCGCAGATGAAAAAGGGAATGTCTCCATGGAAAAAGAAGCTGTATCTTTAGAGGCCACAGCCATGGCTCAGGCTGTAAAAAATTCCGGCGGTACAGTGATCGTGCAAGTAGAAAGGGTAGTTAAAGCAGGGACCATTGATCCAAAACTAGTAAAGATTCCAGGTATCTATGTAGATGCCGTCGTCGTGGCCGAGCCGAAGAACCACATGCAGACCTTTGGCGAACAATACAATCCATCTTATACAGGGGAGATCAGGGTACCTGTAACCCAGGTGAAGAGTATCCCCCTTGATGAAAGAAAAATTATTGGACGCAGGGCAGCTATGGAACTCAAACCCGACACCATTGTCAACCTGGGTATCGGTATCCCCGAAGCCGTAGCTATGGTAGCTAATGAAGAGGGTACTGGCGAATACATGACCTTAACCGTAGAGGCCGGTCCGGTGGGAGGTATTCCTGCAGGAGGCTTGAGTTTTGGCGCCGCCATTAACCCGGAAGCCATCCTGGATCAGCCTTACCAGTTCGATTTTTATGACGGAGGCGGCATAGATTTGGCCTTTTTGGGGATGGCTGAGACTGATGAGGCCGGTAACGTCAATGTCAGCAAACTCGGTTCAAGGGTAGTAGGCTGTGGAGGATTTATCAACATTACCCAGAATGCCAAGAAGGTCTTTTTCTGCGGTACATTCACCGCCGGCGGCCTGGAAATTGCCGTGGATGACGGGAAACTGGTCATCAAGCAAGAGGGTAAGGTTAATAAATTCATCAAAAAAGTTGGCCAGATTACTTTCAGCGGTGCTTATGCCCAGGAAATCCGGCAGCCCGTCATGTACATTACAGAAAGGGCTGTGTTTGAACTGAAAAAAGACGGGTTATATCTTACTGAAGTGGCTCCCGGCATTGATATTGAAAAGGACATCTTAGCCCATATGGATTTTGTGCCCAAAATGGAAGGTACACCTAAACTTATGGATGAAAGAATCTTCAAACCGGAACCAATGGGTATAAAATAA
- a CDS encoding IclR family transcriptional regulator, with protein sequence MKIEKDNSVQAVKRALKIIELLGRSREEWGVTDIGRELGLHKSTIYRLLSTMSEEGFVEQSDTGKYQLGTKILEIGGRMLNNIEIRKVAMPFLLELSKYVGETVHLVVLHEGEGIYVDKVEAENVIRMHSTIGARVKLHCSGVGKSILAHLPPQEVQEIIRKHGLTKITDNTIITYEALMADLAKVRKLGYALDNEENEYGIRCVAGPILDYRQRPVAALSVSGPTMRMTLEKVEEIGAQVVKTALLISRRMGYTADKF encoded by the coding sequence TTGAAAATCGAAAAAGACAATAGTGTTCAGGCTGTGAAAAGGGCTTTGAAAATAATTGAGTTATTGGGCCGAAGCCGTGAGGAATGGGGAGTTACCGACATTGGCCGGGAATTAGGCTTACACAAAAGTACCATTTACCGGCTCCTTTCCACTATGAGTGAGGAAGGTTTTGTTGAGCAGAGTGACACGGGCAAATACCAGTTGGGAACTAAAATCTTAGAAATAGGTGGTCGCATGCTCAATAATATTGAAATAAGAAAGGTAGCCATGCCTTTTCTCCTGGAACTATCAAAATATGTGGGGGAAACCGTGCATTTGGTTGTACTCCACGAAGGGGAGGGCATCTATGTCGACAAAGTTGAAGCGGAAAATGTTATCCGTATGCATTCCACCATCGGCGCCCGTGTGAAACTCCATTGTTCGGGCGTTGGCAAAAGTATCCTGGCCCATTTACCGCCCCAGGAAGTACAGGAAATCATCAGAAAACACGGTTTAACCAAAATCACCGATAATACCATAATCACCTATGAAGCGTTGATGGCCGATTTGGCTAAGGTAAGAAAACTTGGCTATGCTCTTGACAATGAAGAAAATGAGTATGGCATCCGTTGTGTGGCGGGCCCCATATTAGATTACCGGCAGAGGCCTGTAGCAGCCCTTTCTGTCTCTGGGCCAACTATGCGGATGACCTTGGAAAAAGTAGAGGAGATTGGCGCTCAGGTGGTAAAAACAGCCTTATTAATTTCTAGGAGAATGGGGTACACTGCCGACAAATTCTAA
- a CDS encoding RCKP-type rubredoxin-like domain-containing protein, with protein MAVWKCSVCGYEKESRCRPGKCPECGAPKDSIVKKE; from the coding sequence ATGGCTGTTTGGAAATGTAGTGTTTGCGGTTATGAAAAAGAATCCCGCTGCCGCCCGGGCAAATGTCCGGAGTGCGGTGCTCCCAAAGACTCTATAGTCAAAAAAGAATAG
- a CDS encoding alpha/beta-type small acid-soluble spore protein codes for MPRNTNKPAVQGAKSFLNSLKFEMAGELGLGNYEAVDKGSLTSRQNGYIGGYMTRKMVQFAEEHLKNGGQI; via the coding sequence ATGCCAAGAAACACAAATAAACCTGCTGTACAAGGAGCCAAGTCTTTCTTAAACAGTTTGAAATTTGAAATGGCTGGAGAACTGGGGTTAGGCAACTATGAAGCCGTCGATAAAGGCAGTTTGACCTCCCGTCAAAACGGTTATATCGGTGGTTATATGACCAGAAAAATGGTGCAATTTGCCGAAGAACACTTAAAGAACGGCGGCCAAATCTAG
- a CDS encoding enoyl-CoA hydratase-related protein produces the protein MEYKNILLTEEGRVAVVTVNRPQALNALNEETMTELKDCFTKLGQKETVRAIVLTGAGEKAFVAGADISYMAKMNPIEARQWAKYGHEVFNLIANLPKPVIAAVNGFALGGGCEIAMACDIRIAADNAKFGQPEINLGIIPGFAGTQRLTRLVGKGMAKLLIYTGDMIDANQALAIGLVEKVVSKEELMAAAIELANKIAGKPVAPIVLAKELINACDEVGQKAGEVLEGECFGMCFSTEDQKEGMDAFLNKRKPNFK, from the coding sequence ATGGAGTACAAAAACATTCTCTTAACTGAGGAAGGACGGGTGGCAGTGGTAACTGTGAATCGTCCACAGGCTTTAAATGCTTTAAACGAAGAGACGATGACGGAACTAAAAGACTGTTTCACCAAGCTTGGACAGAAAGAGACGGTTCGCGCTATTGTCCTTACAGGTGCGGGAGAAAAGGCTTTTGTAGCTGGCGCCGACATTTCCTACATGGCCAAAATGAATCCCATTGAAGCGAGACAATGGGCTAAATACGGGCATGAAGTATTTAACCTGATAGCTAATCTCCCCAAACCTGTAATTGCTGCCGTTAACGGTTTTGCTCTGGGGGGCGGCTGTGAAATTGCTATGGCTTGTGATATTCGCATAGCTGCAGATAATGCTAAGTTCGGTCAGCCCGAAATAAATCTGGGTATTATTCCCGGATTTGCAGGTACCCAGCGGCTAACCCGCCTGGTAGGTAAAGGGATGGCTAAACTTCTCATCTACACCGGTGATATGATTGATGCTAATCAAGCTTTGGCTATCGGTTTGGTGGAAAAGGTAGTATCCAAAGAAGAATTGATGGCTGCGGCCATAGAGTTGGCGAACAAAATTGCCGGCAAACCTGTTGCACCTATCGTCTTGGCAAAAGAGCTGATCAATGCCTGTGACGAGGTAGGGCAAAAAGCCGGTGAGGTCCTGGAAGGCGAGTGCTTCGGTATGTGCTTCTCCACGGAAGACCAAAAAGAGGGTATGGACGCATTCCTCAACAAGCGGAAGCCTAATTTTAAATAA
- the ilvD gene encoding dihydroxy-acid dehydratase — protein MNYTENDLEKPQIMVNSTQGESHPGSYGLNQLVEEAVIGVWSKGGKPSRYTVTDICDGIAQGHEGMNYSLASREIIAAMIEIQGQASPFDGIILCASCDKSIPAHLIAAARLNIPAIFIPGGTALTGPGNLSLEQIGTYSVQYHLGKITKEEFTHLQREACPSCGACQMMGTASTMQVMAEALGLALPGTALIPFPLKKIRDMARQAGEQILYLVGKDIKPSDILTKEAFNNALMVHAAISGSTNAILHLPAIAREVGIKLEPSEIDEIHRRIPYLVDVRPTGYYATEFFWYAGGVPAVMWEIKEHLHLDQLTVTGKTLGENLEELEKSGWFQRVNRYLENYRMQKEAVIRPKHNPIQAQGSLAVLKGNIAPEGAVVKHAAVPREMQDHIGPARVFDHEEAAREAVLHNRIQPGDVIVVRYAGPKGSGMPEMFYTTEAIAANPLLSSTTALITDGRFSGATRGPAIGHVSPEAIEGGPIALVQDGDLIHIDIAGRGLNMIGWDGSQKTPAEVAEELSRRKAKWQAPASRLQKGILKVFGRLASSAMSGGFME, from the coding sequence ATGAATTATACCGAAAATGATTTAGAAAAACCACAAATCATGGTGAATAGCACCCAGGGAGAAAGTCACCCCGGCAGTTATGGGCTAAACCAGCTGGTAGAAGAAGCCGTAATAGGCGTCTGGAGTAAAGGGGGCAAACCTTCCCGCTATACCGTTACGGATATCTGTGATGGCATCGCCCAGGGACATGAAGGTATGAATTACTCTTTAGCCTCACGGGAAATCATCGCTGCTATGATTGAAATCCAGGGGCAGGCCAGTCCTTTTGACGGGATCATCCTCTGCGCTTCCTGTGATAAATCCATTCCCGCCCACCTAATAGCTGCCGCCCGTTTAAATATTCCTGCTATTTTTATTCCAGGCGGAACTGCCCTAACCGGGCCGGGCAATCTTAGTTTGGAACAGATAGGGACATATAGTGTGCAATACCATCTTGGTAAGATTACAAAAGAAGAATTTACCCATCTCCAGCGGGAGGCTTGCCCAAGCTGCGGCGCCTGTCAGATGATGGGGACAGCCAGTACGATGCAGGTCATGGCAGAAGCCTTGGGTCTGGCTTTACCGGGTACTGCCCTCATTCCTTTTCCCTTAAAGAAAATAAGGGATATGGCAAGACAGGCGGGAGAACAAATCTTATATCTAGTGGGAAAAGATATCAAACCCTCTGATATCCTAACAAAGGAAGCCTTTAACAACGCCCTGATGGTTCATGCAGCAATCTCCGGTTCTACCAATGCCATCTTACATTTACCTGCAATTGCCAGGGAAGTTGGTATTAAACTGGAACCGTCTGAGATCGATGAGATACACCGCAGGATACCTTACCTGGTGGACGTCAGACCAACGGGTTATTATGCTACAGAGTTCTTCTGGTATGCCGGTGGAGTACCTGCCGTCATGTGGGAAATCAAAGAACATTTACACCTGGATCAGCTGACAGTGACCGGAAAGACTTTAGGAGAAAACTTGGAAGAACTTGAGAAATCAGGCTGGTTCCAGAGAGTAAACCGTTACCTGGAAAACTACCGTATGCAAAAAGAAGCTGTGATCAGGCCCAAACATAACCCCATCCAGGCTCAAGGTTCACTGGCTGTTCTCAAAGGAAACATTGCCCCTGAAGGCGCTGTGGTGAAACATGCTGCCGTGCCCCGAGAAATGCAGGATCACATTGGTCCTGCCCGGGTCTTTGATCATGAGGAAGCAGCCCGGGAAGCAGTTTTGCATAACAGGATACAGCCGGGGGATGTCATTGTGGTCCGCTATGCAGGACCGAAAGGTTCGGGCATGCCTGAAATGTTCTATACTACGGAGGCTATTGCCGCCAACCCCCTTTTAAGCAGTACTACGGCTCTAATTACAGATGGCCGGTTTTCGGGGGCTACCCGCGGTCCGGCTATCGGCCATGTTTCTCCCGAAGCCATTGAAGGTGGTCCTATCGCCCTGGTGCAGGACGGTGATTTAATCCACATTGATATAGCAGGGAGAGGTCTGAACATGATCGGCTGGGACGGCAGTCAAAAAACACCTGCGGAAGTGGCGGAGGAACTGTCCAGGAGGAAGGCGAAGTGGCAGGCTCCGGCAAGTCGATTACAAAAAGGAATTCTTAAGGTCTTCGGTCGCCTGGCAAGTTCTGCCATGTCCGGGGGCTTTATGGAATAA
- a CDS encoding acetyl-CoA C-acetyltransferase, translating into MREVVIASAVRTPIGSFGGSLAEVSAVDLGALVIKEALKRASVAPENVDEVIMGCVLQAGLGQNVTRQAALKAGLPISTPALTINKVCGSGLKAVIMAAQAIMVGDADIIVAGGTENMSQSPYLLPKARFGYRMGPGKLEDSMIKDGLWCAMSDYHMGITAENIAEQWGITREEQDKFATISQNRAEKAIKENRFAAEIVPVQVPVKGGFKEFAVDEFPRTGVTEEQLAKLKPAFKKDGTVTAGNASGINDGAAALVLMTAEKAKELGIKPLARFVAGASAGVDPSIMGIGPVNATKKALAKANWQIADLDLIEANEAFAAQSLAVVKDLGLNPEFVNVNGGAIALGHPIGASGARILVTLLHEMIKRDAKKGLATLCIGGGQGVSALVER; encoded by the coding sequence ATGAGGGAAGTTGTGATAGCAAGTGCTGTTCGTACACCCATCGGCAGTTTTGGGGGCTCTCTTGCGGAAGTAAGCGCTGTTGATTTAGGTGCCCTTGTAATCAAAGAAGCATTAAAAAGAGCCAGTGTTGCTCCGGAGAATGTGGATGAAGTAATTATGGGGTGTGTTTTACAGGCTGGCCTGGGACAAAATGTCACCCGCCAGGCAGCGCTGAAAGCCGGTTTGCCTATATCCACACCGGCATTAACCATCAATAAGGTTTGTGGTTCGGGTCTCAAAGCGGTAATTATGGCAGCCCAGGCTATTATGGTGGGAGATGCAGATATTATAGTGGCCGGAGGAACGGAGAATATGTCCCAGTCTCCTTATCTCTTACCTAAAGCCCGTTTTGGCTACCGCATGGGTCCGGGGAAATTGGAAGACTCTATGATTAAAGATGGCCTCTGGTGCGCCATGTCTGATTATCATATGGGCATTACCGCAGAAAACATTGCCGAGCAGTGGGGAATTACCAGGGAAGAACAGGATAAGTTTGCAACCATCAGCCAAAACCGGGCAGAAAAAGCCATCAAAGAGAATAGGTTTGCTGCAGAAATTGTTCCTGTGCAAGTTCCTGTCAAAGGCGGCTTTAAAGAATTTGCGGTGGATGAATTTCCCCGGACCGGAGTTACCGAGGAACAACTGGCTAAATTAAAACCTGCTTTTAAAAAAGATGGAACAGTCACCGCAGGAAATGCTTCAGGAATCAATGATGGGGCAGCCGCACTGGTCTTAATGACGGCAGAAAAAGCCAAGGAGCTGGGCATTAAGCCATTGGCCCGTTTCGTGGCTGGTGCTTCAGCCGGCGTTGATCCCAGCATCATGGGTATCGGTCCTGTTAATGCTACTAAGAAAGCCCTGGCTAAAGCAAACTGGCAAATCGCCGACCTGGATTTGATAGAAGCTAACGAAGCTTTTGCCGCTCAATCCCTGGCTGTCGTTAAAGACTTGGGACTGAATCCTGAATTTGTCAATGTTAACGGCGGGGCCATTGCCCTGGGTCATCCCATTGGTGCCAGCGGGGCCAGAATTCTTGTAACCCTTCTCCATGAAATGATCAAACGTGATGCCAAAAAAGGCTTAGCCACCCTCTGCATTGGCGGTGGCCAAGGTGTTTCTGCCCTGGTGGAGAGATAA
- a CDS encoding sugar kinase — MKKVVTFGEIMLRLSTPNYQRFVQAESFDVTYGGGEANVAASLANYGLDAYFVTKVPDNPMGQAAINHLRRYGVHTDHILKGGPRLGIYFLEYGASQRPSKVVYDRANSSISQVKAGEFDWEKIFQGADLFHFTGITPALGDAAAAATLEACQAAKKMGVTVSCDYNYRKNLWSPQKANEIMSRLMEYVDIGIGNEEDAEKVFGIHATGTDVTSGQLSLEGYKSVARQLVERFGFKKTAITLRESYSAFDNGWSALLYDGKEFYHSKKYNIHIVDRVGGGDSFVGGLLYGLLSGMSNQEALEFGVAASCLKHTIHGDFNHVTVSEVKSLMEGDASGRVQR, encoded by the coding sequence ATGAAAAAGGTAGTGACTTTCGGAGAAATCATGCTGAGGCTCTCGACGCCTAATTATCAGCGCTTTGTCCAGGCCGAAAGCTTTGATGTAACTTATGGCGGGGGAGAGGCCAATGTGGCGGCTTCTTTAGCCAACTACGGGCTTGATGCTTATTTTGTCACGAAGGTTCCTGATAACCCTATGGGTCAAGCTGCCATTAATCATTTGAGAAGGTATGGTGTACATACCGACCATATTTTAAAAGGCGGCCCCCGCCTGGGTATTTACTTCCTGGAATATGGTGCATCCCAGCGTCCCTCCAAGGTTGTCTATGACAGAGCCAATTCCTCCATTTCCCAGGTAAAAGCGGGCGAATTTGACTGGGAAAAAATCTTCCAGGGCGCAGACCTCTTCCATTTCACCGGGATTACACCTGCCCTGGGTGATGCTGCGGCAGCTGCAACCCTGGAAGCCTGCCAGGCTGCCAAGAAAATGGGTGTTACGGTTAGCTGTGACTATAACTACCGGAAAAATCTCTGGAGTCCTCAAAAAGCCAATGAGATCATGAGTCGTTTAATGGAGTATGTAGATATCGGTATCGGCAATGAAGAAGATGCCGAAAAAGTTTTCGGTATTCATGCCACAGGTACCGATGTGACCTCCGGTCAATTAAGCCTGGAGGGCTATAAGTCCGTAGCAAGACAGTTAGTCGAAAGGTTCGGGTTTAAGAAAACCGCCATTACCTTACGGGAGAGTTATTCCGCTTTTGACAACGGCTGGTCTGCGCTGCTTTATGATGGTAAAGAATTCTATCATTCCAAAAAATATAACATTCATATCGTGGACAGAGTGGGCGGCGGCGACTCCTTTGTGGGAGGCCTGCTTTACGGTTTGTTATCCGGCATGAGTAATCAGGAGGCCTTAGAGTTTGGCGTAGCTGCTTCCTGTTTGAAACATACCATTCACGGAGACTTTAACCACGTTACAGTTTCCGAGGTGAAAAGCCTGATGGAAGGCGATGCTTCGGGAAGGGTACAGCGGTAA